The Parafrankia irregularis genome window below encodes:
- a CDS encoding GNAT family N-acetyltransferase, whose product MLELVHWLTTAGVPREALDQNHPQTFGDLVELLGSIPEESPQTKNEGDADADVPGVSHPRPIRLRTHNIALGPVNPDSHHFLYQLAISEELGHRWRFRGAVPTFEAFQHGIQQGVLTQFVAYLWPTLEPIGHVVCYNHDQRRRSAYIAAVFTPEAIARGLPMEAVSLFIDHVFQVYGPRKLYAELPEYNFTQIASGRGRWYDVEGCLREAIYYDGRYWDEYIIAVWPSRRRAASGLLTFGPRISGQVDAERRADRL is encoded by the coding sequence GTGCTGGAGCTGGTGCACTGGCTGACCACAGCCGGTGTCCCTCGGGAGGCACTCGACCAGAACCATCCGCAAACTTTCGGCGATCTCGTCGAGCTGCTCGGGAGCATTCCGGAAGAATCGCCGCAGACAAAGAACGAAGGCGACGCCGACGCCGACGTGCCCGGGGTGTCACATCCGCGCCCCATCCGACTCAGGACGCACAATATTGCCCTGGGCCCGGTGAATCCAGATTCGCATCACTTTCTCTACCAGCTGGCCATCAGCGAGGAGCTGGGTCACCGCTGGCGGTTCCGTGGCGCGGTCCCGACTTTCGAGGCGTTCCAGCACGGAATCCAGCAGGGCGTTCTCACGCAGTTCGTCGCATATCTGTGGCCGACACTCGAACCTATCGGCCATGTTGTCTGCTACAACCATGATCAGCGGCGCAGGAGTGCATACATTGCGGCTGTCTTCACGCCGGAAGCCATAGCACGGGGGCTTCCGATGGAGGCGGTCAGCCTGTTCATCGACCACGTCTTCCAGGTTTACGGCCCGAGAAAGCTCTACGCAGAGCTTCCCGAATACAACTTCACCCAGATCGCCAGCGGCCGGGGCAGGTGGTACGACGTCGAGGGCTGCCTCCGGGAGGCGATCTACTACGACGGGCGCTACTGGGACGAGTACATAATCGCGGTCTGGCCGAGCCGGCGACGAGCGGCGTCGGGACTGCTGACCTTCGGGCCGCGAATCTCGGGACAGGTCGACGCCGAGC